A segment of the Synechococcus sp. CBW1002 genome:
CCCTCCTGAGCGGCAATGCCTATCGCATCCAGCATCGCCTGCTCTTCCCGGATGGACGCGAGAAACACGTGCTCGAGCGGGGCAAAACCACCTACGACAACCGGGGATGGCCGCTGACCACGATCGGCACCGTACAGGACGTGACCACCATGCACGAACTCGAGCGCCAGCTCGAGGATGCCGCCTACCGTGATTCACTCACCGATCTGCCCAACAAAGCCGCGACGCTGCGCCATCTGGAAGGGCTTCTGCAAAGCAAGACTTACAACGAATCCATCGCCCTGATCAATCTGGATCTCGATCAGTTCGATTCGGTCAACGAGACCTTCGGGCCCGAGGTCGGCAACCGGGTGCTCTGCTCCACCGCTCTGACGCTACGCGATTTGCTGCAGCCGGACGATTGGGTGGCCAGGCTGGGCAGCGACGAATTCCTGGTGATCCGCCATCGCGGCATCACCTCGCTGGGGGCGGCGGTCGAACTGGGGCACGCACTGCAGAGCAAGCTTGCGTCAGGCAGGCTCGTGGGCCAGACCCTGCCGGTGCAGCCCACCGCCTGCGTCGGCGTGAGCAGCTGCCCGGAGCATGGGAGTGATGCCCACACGTTGCTTCAGTGCGCCAATTCAGCCCTGATGGAAGCCAAGCGCCGTGGCCGCAACCAGATGCAGGCCTATTCCACAACTGTGAGCCAGCGACTGCGGGCCAGGCTGGAGATGGAAACCCAGCTGGAGCATGCCGTGGAACGGGGGCAGCTGCGCCTGCTCTACCAACCCCAGGTGGATGGGGAGGGGGTGATCGTGGGCGCCGAAGCCCTGGTGCGCTGGACCAATCACCAGGGGGTGACCATTCCTCCCGACACATTCATTCCACTCGCGGAGCAGACCGGCCAGATCCATGCGATCGGGGCCTGGGTGATCGAAGCAGCCTTCGCCCAGATCCTCAGCTGGCAGAACCAGGGACTGATCGTGCCGCCGATCGCCGTGAACGTCTCAGCCGTGCAACTCGAACCCCGCCTTCCCTCCCTGCCGGACACCGTGCGCTCAGCCATGCAGCGGCATGGCCTGGCAGCCAGGCAGGTGGAACTGGAAATCACCGAAACGGCCCTGATGGCCTATCCCAAGGAAGCGGCGGAACAGCTGAACGCTTTGACAGCAATGGGCTTCAAGCTGGCCATCGATGATTTCGGTACCGGCTACTCCTCTCTGGCCACGCTGCATTCGCTGCATCTGAGCAAACTCAAGATCGATCGCTGCTTCGTGGACCGCCTTGAGCAGACGATCACCGATCGCGTGATCTTGCGCGCCACCATCAGCATGGCGCGCGAACTGGGCCTGCGCACCCTGGCCGAAGGCGTGGAAACCGAGCAGCAGTGGAACCTGCTTCAGGAGCTGGGTTGCGATCTGTTCCAGGGGTACCTGTTCGATCGGCCCCTGCCCCCGGAGCAGTTCGCCAGCAAGTTGAAGGGCACCGCCGGTTGAACGACGGTGCCGAGCAGGCCTGCACGCACCAAGGCCCCTTACCAGCGGACGCCGTGAAGCTTCGGCAGGGGAGCGGTGCGGGAGGTGGTGGCGAACAGCCGGGGGATGTCATGGCTGTTGTAGACACGGAACTCCCGGACCACGCTGGCCCCCTCGTCGCGAACGGCCTGGTTGATCACCACTGAGCCATTGGGGTCCGAGACGGAACGGTGGAAGGTACCGGGGGGAATGCGGAGAATGTCGCCTCCGGTCTGCAAGCGCACGATGTGGAACGGATAGTTCCAGCCCAGGTTGACCAGATAGAAGGTGCGGCCGCCGTGCAGGGCGAGCAGGTTGTCCTCCTGGTGGGGATGCAGATAGAACTGCCAGGCGCCGGTCTCAGGATCATCCGGTGGGCTGATCGCCGGGCCGCTGTGAACCACCAGATCGCGGGCATTGGAGGTGGGCACGGTGATGTCGT
Coding sequences within it:
- a CDS encoding redox protein, whose protein sequence is MFEMIPYERFRDTPAVRFYDITVPTSNARDLVVHSGPAISPPDDPETGAWQFYLHPHQEDNLLALHGGRTFYLVNLGWNYPFHIVRLQTGGDILRIPPGTFHRSVSDPNGSVVINQAVRDEGASVVREFRVYNSHDIPRLFATTSRTAPLPKLHGVRW
- a CDS encoding bifunctional diguanylate cyclase/phosphodiesterase, producing MVGPQASSNPHDPLRTKVPLVLRASGPATENPTDEPADPFIPRALSLADVFRYAPEVSGDDYVLFDPIALRFLDCNRSAHERLQYSREEFLALDPAEIQANHNEGCVWLAKLAARMLQEGHGSFASLHRSKTGLIRNVTVRFLRVQVDQQPIILQAFLDQTEQGEISWKLAQMNRQLNEAEEISHIGSWELIHASGHLSWSDETFRIFEVDPNAPPNTYKNFLTLVHPDDRRAVDAAYQKALLSGNAYRIQHRLLFPDGREKHVLERGKTTYDNRGWPLTTIGTVQDVTTMHELERQLEDAAYRDSLTDLPNKAATLRHLEGLLQSKTYNESIALINLDLDQFDSVNETFGPEVGNRVLCSTALTLRDLLQPDDWVARLGSDEFLVIRHRGITSLGAAVELGHALQSKLASGRLVGQTLPVQPTACVGVSSCPEHGSDAHTLLQCANSALMEAKRRGRNQMQAYSTTVSQRLRARLEMETQLEHAVERGQLRLLYQPQVDGEGVIVGAEALVRWTNHQGVTIPPDTFIPLAEQTGQIHAIGAWVIEAAFAQILSWQNQGLIVPPIAVNVSAVQLEPRLPSLPDTVRSAMQRHGLAARQVELEITETALMAYPKEAAEQLNALTAMGFKLAIDDFGTGYSSLATLHSLHLSKLKIDRCFVDRLEQTITDRVILRATISMARELGLRTLAEGVETEQQWNLLQELGCDLFQGYLFDRPLPPEQFASKLKGTAG